The Streptomyces sp. NBC_00224 genome has a window encoding:
- a CDS encoding glycosyltransferase family 4 protein, whose protein sequence is MLGDTSFEDIPGGDRPGRRALILVENLSVPFDRRVWQECTTLRDAGWTVHVICPRGTTRDTEPEVEIDGVRIHRYPLRAATGGPAGYLREYGSALWHTARLARKVGPVDVVHACNPPDLLFLAARWLKRRGARFVFDQHDLVPELYLSRFDRGEDLLYRAVCALERRTYRAADVVLATNESYRDVAIRRGGRRPEDVFVVRSAPQVDRFQPVPPEPELKRGKPHLLCYLGVMGPQDGVDYALRALAKLRDELGRTDWHAVFVGSGDAFDAMVELSRRLGLSEQVQFTGRIPDADLVRYLSTADVCLSPDPRNPLNDVSTMNKVLEYMAMGRPIVSFDLKEARVSAGDAAVYAPANDEAEFAELIALLLDDPEKRARMGKIGQERISGQLSWQNSQQSLLAAYAAACAQVGGRTIER, encoded by the coding sequence TTGCTTGGTGACACATCCTTCGAAGACATACCCGGCGGCGACCGGCCTGGCCGGCGTGCGCTGATCCTGGTGGAGAACCTGTCGGTGCCGTTCGACCGGCGGGTGTGGCAGGAGTGCACGACGCTGCGCGACGCGGGCTGGACGGTGCACGTCATCTGTCCCCGGGGGACGACGCGGGACACGGAGCCGGAGGTGGAGATCGACGGGGTGCGGATCCACCGCTACCCGTTGCGCGCGGCCACCGGAGGGCCGGCCGGCTACCTGCGGGAGTACGGATCGGCGTTGTGGCATACGGCCCGGCTGGCCCGCAAGGTCGGCCCGGTCGACGTGGTCCACGCCTGCAACCCGCCCGATTTGCTGTTCCTGGCGGCACGGTGGCTGAAGCGGCGCGGGGCGCGGTTCGTCTTCGACCAGCACGACCTGGTACCCGAGCTGTACCTCTCCCGGTTCGACCGCGGCGAAGATCTGCTCTACCGCGCCGTGTGCGCGCTGGAACGGCGGACCTACCGGGCCGCGGACGTCGTGCTCGCCACGAACGAGAGCTACCGGGACGTCGCGATACGTCGTGGCGGCCGACGGCCGGAAGACGTCTTCGTGGTGCGCAGCGCGCCCCAGGTCGACCGGTTCCAACCGGTACCGCCCGAGCCGGAGTTGAAGCGCGGCAAGCCTCATCTGCTGTGTTACCTCGGCGTCATGGGCCCTCAGGACGGCGTCGACTACGCCTTGCGGGCCCTGGCGAAGCTGCGCGACGAGCTCGGGCGGACAGACTGGCATGCGGTGTTCGTCGGCTCCGGCGACGCCTTCGACGCGATGGTGGAGCTGTCCCGCCGGCTCGGGCTCTCCGAGCAGGTGCAGTTCACCGGCCGTATTCCGGACGCCGACCTGGTGCGCTACCTCTCCACCGCGGACGTGTGCCTCTCCCCCGACCCGCGCAATCCGCTCAACGATGTGTCGACCATGAACAAGGTCCTGGAGTACATGGCGATGGGTCGACCGATCGTCTCGTTCGACCTGAAGGAGGCGCGCGTCTCCGCCGGTGACGCCGCCGTCTACGCGCCCGCCAACGACGAGGCCGAATTCGCCGAGCTCATCGCGCTGCTCCTCGACGATCCGGAGAAGCGGGCCCGGATGGGCAAGATCGGCCAGGAGCGGATCAGCGGGCAGCTCTCCTGGCAGAACTCCCAGCAATCGCTGCTCGCCGCCTACGCCGCTGCCTGCGCACAGGTAGGAGGCCGCACCATTGAGCGATGA
- a CDS encoding nucleotide sugar dehydrogenase: MRVSVFGLGYVGCVSAACLASMGHEVIGVDVNQVKVDLVNDGKAPVVEERIGELTAEVVRSGALRATADVREAIMGSEVSLVCVGTPSEPNGSLCTTYLERVTEQIGAALTDPHKRSGRHTVVFRSTMLPGTCLNLLVPILEKSVGGTAGVDWVDVGVAVNPEFLREGTSVRDFFDPPKTVIGELDPASGDAVMALYDGLPGEVFRVPVPTAEAIKYADNAFHGLKIGFANELGAVCQALGVDSHQVIDVFLADRKLNISPAYLRPGFAFGGSCLPKDLRSLVHAAQRADVSVPILAHVLPSNSDHLQRAVDLVERTGRRRVGLFGLSFKPGTDDLRESPLVELAERLFGKGYDLRIYDANVSLSRLIGANREYIESRLPHLAQLLADSVDEVLEHAEVCLVGTRDPAVLSALPHGDGPVIVDLIHLPDAETRRAEPGYVGLAW, translated from the coding sequence ATGAGGGTCAGCGTTTTCGGGCTCGGCTACGTGGGCTGCGTGTCGGCCGCGTGCCTGGCAAGCATGGGGCACGAGGTCATCGGGGTGGACGTGAACCAGGTGAAGGTCGACCTGGTCAACGACGGCAAGGCCCCGGTGGTCGAGGAGCGGATCGGCGAGCTCACCGCCGAGGTCGTACGCAGCGGAGCGTTGCGCGCCACCGCCGACGTCCGCGAGGCGATCATGGGCAGCGAGGTGTCGCTGGTCTGCGTGGGCACGCCGTCGGAGCCCAACGGCAGCCTGTGCACCACGTACTTGGAGCGGGTCACCGAGCAGATCGGCGCCGCGCTGACGGATCCTCACAAGCGCAGTGGGCGGCACACCGTCGTGTTCCGCAGCACCATGCTCCCGGGCACCTGTCTGAACCTGCTGGTACCGATCCTGGAGAAGTCCGTCGGCGGCACGGCCGGGGTGGACTGGGTTGACGTGGGGGTTGCGGTCAACCCGGAGTTCCTGCGCGAGGGCACGAGCGTGCGGGACTTCTTCGACCCGCCCAAGACCGTCATCGGCGAGCTCGACCCGGCAAGCGGCGACGCGGTGATGGCGCTGTACGACGGCCTGCCCGGCGAGGTGTTCCGGGTGCCGGTCCCGACGGCCGAGGCGATCAAATACGCGGACAACGCGTTCCACGGCCTCAAGATCGGCTTCGCGAACGAGCTCGGCGCGGTGTGCCAGGCGCTCGGGGTGGACTCGCACCAGGTGATCGACGTGTTCCTGGCCGACCGCAAGCTGAACATCAGTCCCGCCTATCTGCGGCCCGGCTTCGCCTTCGGCGGCTCATGCCTGCCCAAGGACCTGCGCAGCCTGGTCCACGCGGCGCAGCGGGCCGACGTCTCGGTGCCCATCCTCGCCCACGTGCTGCCCTCCAACTCCGACCATCTGCAACGCGCGGTGGACCTGGTCGAGCGCACCGGCAGACGCCGGGTGGGCCTGTTCGGGCTGTCCTTCAAACCCGGCACCGACGACCTCCGCGAGAGCCCGCTCGTCGAGCTGGCGGAGAGGCTCTTCGGCAAGGGGTACGACCTACGGATCTACGACGCCAACGTGAGCCTCTCCCGGCTGATCGGCGCGAACCGCGAGTACATCGAGAGCCGGCTGCCGCACCTCGCGCAGCTGCTCGCGGACTCCGTCGACGAGGTGCTCGAACACGCCGAGGTGTGTCTGGTCGGGACCAGGGATCCGGCCGTCCTGTCGGCGCTGCCCCATGGCGACGGCCCGGTGATAGTCGACCTCATCCACCTTCCCGACGCCGAGACGCGCCGGGCCGAACCTGGGTACGTGGGCCTTGCTTGGTGA